In the genome of Vicia villosa cultivar HV-30 ecotype Madison, WI linkage group LG7, Vvil1.0, whole genome shotgun sequence, one region contains:
- the LOC131620935 gene encoding nucleolin 2-like isoform X1, whose protein sequence is MDNESEPLCEDAIPPQKIGNKREYEDEDQKEVITKKKKRILEDKDESNSDFSEHDEKLKAEIESDNSCGSLESFDDGVSDPNSNEDNLEDLESPERNEEEVEGKVPKTPQERHGSPVTLNKNYAAPKTICVKNLSYSVERADMEDIFKDCGEVVDVQFVTDCEGRFRGFGFVKFGTVEAAEKALKLHNTKLLNRRIKVEIAWEKSEYPPYKSSIHTGGSLHSHTVKGFDTSLVENKPKRPATPNKTNGTSKTVYVGNLSYSVERADMEKLFKDYGEIVDVRLHTDREGKFKGHGHVQFATEEAAQKALAMNKKVFFERRMVVDLALERPKDSPNGSSWAWSSSFHKDERIQSQTVPMKCLDTSLEEGKLSCAKEVKDVEMFDAASAENKVPETPATRRERSAASKRVCVRNLSFDVERAEIENIFKDCGVVVDVRLHVDVDFATAEAAEKALELDYTRLMNHPVKVGIAPGEGEHFPNRSLSIQFQNCEDFQPLTVYVVGFNTSLAEEKIKASLHNHFKSCGEIARISLPRNRDSGAIKGHAYLDFKDLDGYKKALQLDQTVIGDHWVSVEKAKPVYRRDNQDLGGGRGNYHVGGRDGLNHRHHNQDVGGGRGSYQVGGRDEPSYRHHNQIIGGGRGGYHVGGRDEASYRRDNQGMGGGRGSYHVGGRDEASYRRDNQGMGGGRGSYHVGGRGGGDYGGGRGCYHVGGRDGGNYIRDNQGMGGDRGSYHVGGRGGGDYGGRVGWGRSHGAERHWTANTKHL, encoded by the exons ATGGACAATGAATCTGAACCT CTCTGTGAAGATGCAATTCCGCCACAGAAAATTG GCAACAAGAGGGAGTATGAAGACGAAGATCAGAAGGAAGTTattacaaagaagaagaagagaatccTTGAGGATAAGGATGAAAGTAATTCAGATTTTTCTGAACATgatgag AAACTTAAAGCTGAAATCGAATCTGATAACAGTTGCGGATCTTTGGAATCATTTGATGATGGTGTCTCAGATCCTAACTCTAACGAAGACAAT CTCGAAGATTTGGAGAGTCCTGAGCGCAATGAGGAAGAAGTAGAGGGAAAAGTCCCTAAAACACCTCAGGAAAGG CATGGATCTCCAGTCACTCTAAACAAAAATTATGCTGCACCAAAGACAATATGTGTTAAAAACTTATCATATAGTGTGGAACGGGCTGATAT GGAAGATATTTTCAAAGATTGTGGTGAAGTTGTTGATGTCCAGTTCGTAACAGATTGCGAAGGAAGGTTTAGAGGCTTTGGATTTGTTAAATTTGGAACAGTAGAAGCAGCAGAAAAA GCCCTCAAATTGCATAATACAAAATTATTGAATCGCCGTATCAAAGTTGAGATAGCTTGGGAAAAGAGTGAATATCCCCCATATAAAAG TTCAATTCATACGGGTGGAAGTCTTCACTCTCACACTGTAAAGGGTTTTGACACATCTCTTGTAGAAAACAAG CCTAAAAGACCAGCTACACCAAATAAAACAAATGGTACATCAAAGACTGTATATGTCGGAAACCTGTCATACTCCGTAGAACGGGCTGATAT GGAAAAACTTTTCAAAGATTATGGGGAAATTGTTGATGTTCGTCTCCATACAGACCGCGAAGGGAAGTTTAAAGGCCATGGACATGTTCAGTTTGCAACAGAAGAAGCAGCACAAAAG GCTCTTGCGATGAATAAGAAAGTGTTTTTTGAACGTCGCATGGTTGTCGATTTAGCTTTGGAAAGGCCTAAAGATTCCCCCAATGGAAG CAGCTGGGCCTGGAGCAGCTCATTCCATAAGGATGAAAGAATTCAGTCTCAAACTGTACCTATGAAGTGTTTAGATACATCTCTTGAGGAAGGCAAG TTGAGTTGTGCAAAGGAGGTTAAGGATGTAGAGATGTTTGATGCTGCCTCTGCAGAGAATAAGGTT CCTGAAACCCCAGCTACCCGAAGAGAGAGAAGTGCTGCATCAAAAAGAGTATGTGTTAGAAACTTGTCATTCGATGTGGAACGGGCTGAAAT CGAAAATATTTTCAAAGATTGTGGAGTAGTTGTTGATGTCCGTCTCCATGTGGATGTCGACTTTGCAACCGCAGAGGCAGCAGAAAAG GCTCTTGAGTTGGATTACACAAGATTGATGAACCATCCCGTCAAAGTTGGTATAGCTCCAGGAGAGGGTGAACATTTCCCGAATAGAAG CTTGAGCATCCAATTCCAGAATTGCGAAGATTTTCAGCCTCTAACTGTATATGTGGTTGGATTTAATACATCCCTTGCCGAAGAGAAG ATAAAAGCTAGCCTGCACAATCATTTCAAATCTTGTGGAGAGATTGCAAGGATCTCATTACCAAGAAATCGTGATTCTGGTGCTATTAAAGG GCATGCTTATTTGGATTTCAAGGATCTTGATGGCTATAAGAAGGCACTGCAACTTGATCAAACTGTAATAGGAGATCATTGGGTGTCAGTTGAAAAAGCAAAGCCAGTGTATAGACGTGATAATCAGGATTTAGGTGGTGGCAGAGGTAACTATCATGTCGGTGGAAGGGATGGACTAAATCATAGACATCATAATCAGGATGTAGGTGGTGGCAGAGGTAGCTATCAAGTCGGTGGAAGGGATGAACCAAGTTATAGACATCATAATCAAATTATAGGTGGTGGCAGAGGTGGTTATCACGTCGGTGGAAGGGATGAAGCAAGTTATAGACGTGATAATCAAGGTATGGGTGGTGGCAGAGGTAGCTATCATGTCGGTGGAAGGGATGAAGCAAGTTATAGACGTGATAATCAAGGTATGGGTGGTGGCAGAGGTAGCTATCACGTCGGTGGAAGGGGTGGGGGAGACTATGGTGGTGGCAGAGGTTGCTATCACGTCGGTGGAAGGGATGGAGGAAATTATATACGAGATAATCAAGGTATGGGTGGTGACAGAGGTAGCTATCATGTCGGTGGAAGGGGTGGAGGAGACTATGGTGGTAGAGTAGGTTGGGGGAGAAGTCATGGTGCCGAGAGGCACTGGACAGCCAATACCAAGCACTTGTGA
- the LOC131620935 gene encoding nucleolin 2-like isoform X2 — MDNESEPLCEDAIPPQKIGNKREYEDEDQKEVITKKKKRILEDKDESNSDFSEHDEKLKAEIESDNSCGSLESFDDGVSDPNSNEDNLEDLESPERNEEEVEGKVPKTPQERHGSPVTLNKNYAAPKTICVKNLSYSVERADMEDIFKDCGEVVDVQFVTDCEGRFRGFGFVKFGTVEAAEKALKLHNTKLLNRRIKVEIAWEKSEYPPYKSSIHTGGSLHSHTVKGFDTSLVENKPKRPATPNKTNGTSKTVYVGNLSYSVERADMEKLFKDYGEIVDVRLHTDREGKFKGHGHVQFATEEAAQKALAMNKKVFFERRMVVDLALERPKDSPNGSSWAWSSSFHKDERIQSQTVPMKCLDTSLEEGKLSCAKEVKDVEMFDAASAENKPETPATRRERSAASKRVCVRNLSFDVERAEIENIFKDCGVVVDVRLHVDVDFATAEAAEKALELDYTRLMNHPVKVGIAPGEGEHFPNRSLSIQFQNCEDFQPLTVYVVGFNTSLAEEKIKASLHNHFKSCGEIARISLPRNRDSGAIKGHAYLDFKDLDGYKKALQLDQTVIGDHWVSVEKAKPVYRRDNQDLGGGRGNYHVGGRDGLNHRHHNQDVGGGRGSYQVGGRDEPSYRHHNQIIGGGRGGYHVGGRDEASYRRDNQGMGGGRGSYHVGGRDEASYRRDNQGMGGGRGSYHVGGRGGGDYGGGRGCYHVGGRDGGNYIRDNQGMGGDRGSYHVGGRGGGDYGGRVGWGRSHGAERHWTANTKHL, encoded by the exons ATGGACAATGAATCTGAACCT CTCTGTGAAGATGCAATTCCGCCACAGAAAATTG GCAACAAGAGGGAGTATGAAGACGAAGATCAGAAGGAAGTTattacaaagaagaagaagagaatccTTGAGGATAAGGATGAAAGTAATTCAGATTTTTCTGAACATgatgag AAACTTAAAGCTGAAATCGAATCTGATAACAGTTGCGGATCTTTGGAATCATTTGATGATGGTGTCTCAGATCCTAACTCTAACGAAGACAAT CTCGAAGATTTGGAGAGTCCTGAGCGCAATGAGGAAGAAGTAGAGGGAAAAGTCCCTAAAACACCTCAGGAAAGG CATGGATCTCCAGTCACTCTAAACAAAAATTATGCTGCACCAAAGACAATATGTGTTAAAAACTTATCATATAGTGTGGAACGGGCTGATAT GGAAGATATTTTCAAAGATTGTGGTGAAGTTGTTGATGTCCAGTTCGTAACAGATTGCGAAGGAAGGTTTAGAGGCTTTGGATTTGTTAAATTTGGAACAGTAGAAGCAGCAGAAAAA GCCCTCAAATTGCATAATACAAAATTATTGAATCGCCGTATCAAAGTTGAGATAGCTTGGGAAAAGAGTGAATATCCCCCATATAAAAG TTCAATTCATACGGGTGGAAGTCTTCACTCTCACACTGTAAAGGGTTTTGACACATCTCTTGTAGAAAACAAG CCTAAAAGACCAGCTACACCAAATAAAACAAATGGTACATCAAAGACTGTATATGTCGGAAACCTGTCATACTCCGTAGAACGGGCTGATAT GGAAAAACTTTTCAAAGATTATGGGGAAATTGTTGATGTTCGTCTCCATACAGACCGCGAAGGGAAGTTTAAAGGCCATGGACATGTTCAGTTTGCAACAGAAGAAGCAGCACAAAAG GCTCTTGCGATGAATAAGAAAGTGTTTTTTGAACGTCGCATGGTTGTCGATTTAGCTTTGGAAAGGCCTAAAGATTCCCCCAATGGAAG CAGCTGGGCCTGGAGCAGCTCATTCCATAAGGATGAAAGAATTCAGTCTCAAACTGTACCTATGAAGTGTTTAGATACATCTCTTGAGGAAGGCAAG TTGAGTTGTGCAAAGGAGGTTAAGGATGTAGAGATGTTTGATGCTGCCTCTGCAGAGAATAAG CCTGAAACCCCAGCTACCCGAAGAGAGAGAAGTGCTGCATCAAAAAGAGTATGTGTTAGAAACTTGTCATTCGATGTGGAACGGGCTGAAAT CGAAAATATTTTCAAAGATTGTGGAGTAGTTGTTGATGTCCGTCTCCATGTGGATGTCGACTTTGCAACCGCAGAGGCAGCAGAAAAG GCTCTTGAGTTGGATTACACAAGATTGATGAACCATCCCGTCAAAGTTGGTATAGCTCCAGGAGAGGGTGAACATTTCCCGAATAGAAG CTTGAGCATCCAATTCCAGAATTGCGAAGATTTTCAGCCTCTAACTGTATATGTGGTTGGATTTAATACATCCCTTGCCGAAGAGAAG ATAAAAGCTAGCCTGCACAATCATTTCAAATCTTGTGGAGAGATTGCAAGGATCTCATTACCAAGAAATCGTGATTCTGGTGCTATTAAAGG GCATGCTTATTTGGATTTCAAGGATCTTGATGGCTATAAGAAGGCACTGCAACTTGATCAAACTGTAATAGGAGATCATTGGGTGTCAGTTGAAAAAGCAAAGCCAGTGTATAGACGTGATAATCAGGATTTAGGTGGTGGCAGAGGTAACTATCATGTCGGTGGAAGGGATGGACTAAATCATAGACATCATAATCAGGATGTAGGTGGTGGCAGAGGTAGCTATCAAGTCGGTGGAAGGGATGAACCAAGTTATAGACATCATAATCAAATTATAGGTGGTGGCAGAGGTGGTTATCACGTCGGTGGAAGGGATGAAGCAAGTTATAGACGTGATAATCAAGGTATGGGTGGTGGCAGAGGTAGCTATCATGTCGGTGGAAGGGATGAAGCAAGTTATAGACGTGATAATCAAGGTATGGGTGGTGGCAGAGGTAGCTATCACGTCGGTGGAAGGGGTGGGGGAGACTATGGTGGTGGCAGAGGTTGCTATCACGTCGGTGGAAGGGATGGAGGAAATTATATACGAGATAATCAAGGTATGGGTGGTGACAGAGGTAGCTATCATGTCGGTGGAAGGGGTGGAGGAGACTATGGTGGTAGAGTAGGTTGGGGGAGAAGTCATGGTGCCGAGAGGCACTGGACAGCCAATACCAAGCACTTGTGA
- the LOC131620935 gene encoding uncharacterized protein LOC131620935 isoform X3, translated as MDNESEPLCEDAIPPQKIGNKREYEDEDQKEVITKKKKRILEDKDESNSDFSEHDEKLKAEIESDNSCGSLESFDDGVSDPNSNEDNLEDLESPERNEEEVEGKVPKTPQERHGSPVTLNKNYAAPKTICVKNLSYSVERADMEDIFKDCGEVVDVQFVTDCEGRFRGFGFVKFGTVEAAEKALKLHNTKLLNRRIKVEIAWEKSEYPPYKSSIHTGGSLHSHTVKGFDTSLVENKPKRPATPNKTNGTSKTVYVGNLSYSVERADMEKLFKDYGEIVDVRLHTDREGKFKGHGHVQFATEEAAQKALAMNKKVFFERRMVVDLALERPKDSPNGSWAWSSSFHKDERIQSQTVPMKCLDTSLEEGKLSCAKEVKDVEMFDAASAENKVPETPATRRERSAASKRVCVRNLSFDVERAEIENIFKDCGVVVDVRLHVDVDFATAEAAEKALELDYTRLMNHPVKVGIAPGEGEHFPNRSLSIQFQNCEDFQPLTVYVVGFNTSLAEEKIKASLHNHFKSCGEIARISLPRNRDSGAIKGHAYLDFKDLDGYKKALQLDQTVIGDHWVSVEKAKPVYRRDNQDLGGGRGNYHVGGRDGLNHRHHNQDVGGGRGSYQVGGRDEPSYRHHNQIIGGGRGGYHVGGRDEASYRRDNQGMGGGRGSYHVGGRDEASYRRDNQGMGGGRGSYHVGGRGGGDYGGGRGCYHVGGRDGGNYIRDNQGMGGDRGSYHVGGRGGGDYGGRVGWGRSHGAERHWTANTKHL; from the exons ATGGACAATGAATCTGAACCT CTCTGTGAAGATGCAATTCCGCCACAGAAAATTG GCAACAAGAGGGAGTATGAAGACGAAGATCAGAAGGAAGTTattacaaagaagaagaagagaatccTTGAGGATAAGGATGAAAGTAATTCAGATTTTTCTGAACATgatgag AAACTTAAAGCTGAAATCGAATCTGATAACAGTTGCGGATCTTTGGAATCATTTGATGATGGTGTCTCAGATCCTAACTCTAACGAAGACAAT CTCGAAGATTTGGAGAGTCCTGAGCGCAATGAGGAAGAAGTAGAGGGAAAAGTCCCTAAAACACCTCAGGAAAGG CATGGATCTCCAGTCACTCTAAACAAAAATTATGCTGCACCAAAGACAATATGTGTTAAAAACTTATCATATAGTGTGGAACGGGCTGATAT GGAAGATATTTTCAAAGATTGTGGTGAAGTTGTTGATGTCCAGTTCGTAACAGATTGCGAAGGAAGGTTTAGAGGCTTTGGATTTGTTAAATTTGGAACAGTAGAAGCAGCAGAAAAA GCCCTCAAATTGCATAATACAAAATTATTGAATCGCCGTATCAAAGTTGAGATAGCTTGGGAAAAGAGTGAATATCCCCCATATAAAAG TTCAATTCATACGGGTGGAAGTCTTCACTCTCACACTGTAAAGGGTTTTGACACATCTCTTGTAGAAAACAAG CCTAAAAGACCAGCTACACCAAATAAAACAAATGGTACATCAAAGACTGTATATGTCGGAAACCTGTCATACTCCGTAGAACGGGCTGATAT GGAAAAACTTTTCAAAGATTATGGGGAAATTGTTGATGTTCGTCTCCATACAGACCGCGAAGGGAAGTTTAAAGGCCATGGACATGTTCAGTTTGCAACAGAAGAAGCAGCACAAAAG GCTCTTGCGATGAATAAGAAAGTGTTTTTTGAACGTCGCATGGTTGTCGATTTAGCTTTGGAAAGGCCTAAAGATTCCCCCAATGGAAG CTGGGCCTGGAGCAGCTCATTCCATAAGGATGAAAGAATTCAGTCTCAAACTGTACCTATGAAGTGTTTAGATACATCTCTTGAGGAAGGCAAG TTGAGTTGTGCAAAGGAGGTTAAGGATGTAGAGATGTTTGATGCTGCCTCTGCAGAGAATAAGGTT CCTGAAACCCCAGCTACCCGAAGAGAGAGAAGTGCTGCATCAAAAAGAGTATGTGTTAGAAACTTGTCATTCGATGTGGAACGGGCTGAAAT CGAAAATATTTTCAAAGATTGTGGAGTAGTTGTTGATGTCCGTCTCCATGTGGATGTCGACTTTGCAACCGCAGAGGCAGCAGAAAAG GCTCTTGAGTTGGATTACACAAGATTGATGAACCATCCCGTCAAAGTTGGTATAGCTCCAGGAGAGGGTGAACATTTCCCGAATAGAAG CTTGAGCATCCAATTCCAGAATTGCGAAGATTTTCAGCCTCTAACTGTATATGTGGTTGGATTTAATACATCCCTTGCCGAAGAGAAG ATAAAAGCTAGCCTGCACAATCATTTCAAATCTTGTGGAGAGATTGCAAGGATCTCATTACCAAGAAATCGTGATTCTGGTGCTATTAAAGG GCATGCTTATTTGGATTTCAAGGATCTTGATGGCTATAAGAAGGCACTGCAACTTGATCAAACTGTAATAGGAGATCATTGGGTGTCAGTTGAAAAAGCAAAGCCAGTGTATAGACGTGATAATCAGGATTTAGGTGGTGGCAGAGGTAACTATCATGTCGGTGGAAGGGATGGACTAAATCATAGACATCATAATCAGGATGTAGGTGGTGGCAGAGGTAGCTATCAAGTCGGTGGAAGGGATGAACCAAGTTATAGACATCATAATCAAATTATAGGTGGTGGCAGAGGTGGTTATCACGTCGGTGGAAGGGATGAAGCAAGTTATAGACGTGATAATCAAGGTATGGGTGGTGGCAGAGGTAGCTATCATGTCGGTGGAAGGGATGAAGCAAGTTATAGACGTGATAATCAAGGTATGGGTGGTGGCAGAGGTAGCTATCACGTCGGTGGAAGGGGTGGGGGAGACTATGGTGGTGGCAGAGGTTGCTATCACGTCGGTGGAAGGGATGGAGGAAATTATATACGAGATAATCAAGGTATGGGTGGTGACAGAGGTAGCTATCATGTCGGTGGAAGGGGTGGAGGAGACTATGGTGGTAGAGTAGGTTGGGGGAGAAGTCATGGTGCCGAGAGGCACTGGACAGCCAATACCAAGCACTTGTGA
- the LOC131620935 gene encoding polyadenylate-binding protein, cytoplasmic and nuclear-like isoform X4: MEDIFKDCGEVVDVQFVTDCEGRFRGFGFVKFGTVEAAEKALKLHNTKLLNRRIKVEIAWEKSEYPPYKSSIHTGGSLHSHTVKGFDTSLVENKPKRPATPNKTNGTSKTVYVGNLSYSVERADMEKLFKDYGEIVDVRLHTDREGKFKGHGHVQFATEEAAQKALAMNKKVFFERRMVVDLALERPKDSPNGSSWAWSSSFHKDERIQSQTVPMKCLDTSLEEGKLSCAKEVKDVEMFDAASAENKVPETPATRRERSAASKRVCVRNLSFDVERAEIENIFKDCGVVVDVRLHVDVDFATAEAAEKALELDYTRLMNHPVKVGIAPGEGEHFPNRSLSIQFQNCEDFQPLTVYVVGFNTSLAEEKIKASLHNHFKSCGEIARISLPRNRDSGAIKGHAYLDFKDLDGYKKALQLDQTVIGDHWVSVEKAKPVYRRDNQDLGGGRGNYHVGGRDGLNHRHHNQDVGGGRGSYQVGGRDEPSYRHHNQIIGGGRGGYHVGGRDEASYRRDNQGMGGGRGSYHVGGRDEASYRRDNQGMGGGRGSYHVGGRGGGDYGGGRGCYHVGGRDGGNYIRDNQGMGGDRGSYHVGGRGGGDYGGRVGWGRSHGAERHWTANTKHL, translated from the exons AT GGAAGATATTTTCAAAGATTGTGGTGAAGTTGTTGATGTCCAGTTCGTAACAGATTGCGAAGGAAGGTTTAGAGGCTTTGGATTTGTTAAATTTGGAACAGTAGAAGCAGCAGAAAAA GCCCTCAAATTGCATAATACAAAATTATTGAATCGCCGTATCAAAGTTGAGATAGCTTGGGAAAAGAGTGAATATCCCCCATATAAAAG TTCAATTCATACGGGTGGAAGTCTTCACTCTCACACTGTAAAGGGTTTTGACACATCTCTTGTAGAAAACAAG CCTAAAAGACCAGCTACACCAAATAAAACAAATGGTACATCAAAGACTGTATATGTCGGAAACCTGTCATACTCCGTAGAACGGGCTGATAT GGAAAAACTTTTCAAAGATTATGGGGAAATTGTTGATGTTCGTCTCCATACAGACCGCGAAGGGAAGTTTAAAGGCCATGGACATGTTCAGTTTGCAACAGAAGAAGCAGCACAAAAG GCTCTTGCGATGAATAAGAAAGTGTTTTTTGAACGTCGCATGGTTGTCGATTTAGCTTTGGAAAGGCCTAAAGATTCCCCCAATGGAAG CAGCTGGGCCTGGAGCAGCTCATTCCATAAGGATGAAAGAATTCAGTCTCAAACTGTACCTATGAAGTGTTTAGATACATCTCTTGAGGAAGGCAAG TTGAGTTGTGCAAAGGAGGTTAAGGATGTAGAGATGTTTGATGCTGCCTCTGCAGAGAATAAGGTT CCTGAAACCCCAGCTACCCGAAGAGAGAGAAGTGCTGCATCAAAAAGAGTATGTGTTAGAAACTTGTCATTCGATGTGGAACGGGCTGAAAT CGAAAATATTTTCAAAGATTGTGGAGTAGTTGTTGATGTCCGTCTCCATGTGGATGTCGACTTTGCAACCGCAGAGGCAGCAGAAAAG GCTCTTGAGTTGGATTACACAAGATTGATGAACCATCCCGTCAAAGTTGGTATAGCTCCAGGAGAGGGTGAACATTTCCCGAATAGAAG CTTGAGCATCCAATTCCAGAATTGCGAAGATTTTCAGCCTCTAACTGTATATGTGGTTGGATTTAATACATCCCTTGCCGAAGAGAAG ATAAAAGCTAGCCTGCACAATCATTTCAAATCTTGTGGAGAGATTGCAAGGATCTCATTACCAAGAAATCGTGATTCTGGTGCTATTAAAGG GCATGCTTATTTGGATTTCAAGGATCTTGATGGCTATAAGAAGGCACTGCAACTTGATCAAACTGTAATAGGAGATCATTGGGTGTCAGTTGAAAAAGCAAAGCCAGTGTATAGACGTGATAATCAGGATTTAGGTGGTGGCAGAGGTAACTATCATGTCGGTGGAAGGGATGGACTAAATCATAGACATCATAATCAGGATGTAGGTGGTGGCAGAGGTAGCTATCAAGTCGGTGGAAGGGATGAACCAAGTTATAGACATCATAATCAAATTATAGGTGGTGGCAGAGGTGGTTATCACGTCGGTGGAAGGGATGAAGCAAGTTATAGACGTGATAATCAAGGTATGGGTGGTGGCAGAGGTAGCTATCATGTCGGTGGAAGGGATGAAGCAAGTTATAGACGTGATAATCAAGGTATGGGTGGTGGCAGAGGTAGCTATCACGTCGGTGGAAGGGGTGGGGGAGACTATGGTGGTGGCAGAGGTTGCTATCACGTCGGTGGAAGGGATGGAGGAAATTATATACGAGATAATCAAGGTATGGGTGGTGACAGAGGTAGCTATCATGTCGGTGGAAGGGGTGGAGGAGACTATGGTGGTAGAGTAGGTTGGGGGAGAAGTCATGGTGCCGAGAGGCACTGGACAGCCAATACCAAGCACTTGTGA
- the LOC131619438 gene encoding uncharacterized protein LOC131619438, protein MDKIIILIKKNSYHKQSHETLFPKSLFLQNHFSFTDGKSPSKSLFTIETVISLIQITTSPSSKPRLPLHQSKSPPLVANVRISLPSESLLLHHIAAATFSSEIASSIESSVAYIRRAALPDAVLHTGGSINLGEHKKRMEEELKHTVSFRDVYARVHKKKDGEYVSQRSKLFVESYD, encoded by the exons ATGG acaaaattattattttaataaaaaaaaactcttatCATAAACAATCTCACGAAACCCTTTTCCCTAAATCActttttcttcaaaatcacttttCCTTCACAGATGGAAAATCTCCATCAAAATCACTTTTCACCATCGAAACCGTTATTTCTCTGATCCAAATCACTACTTCTCCGTCATCGAAACCGCGACTTCCCCTTCATCAATCAAAATCACCGCCTCTTGTCGCAAACGTGAGGATAAGTCTCCCATCGGAATCTCTGCTTCTCCATCATATCGCTGCTGCAACTTTCTCTTCGGAAATCGCTTCTTCAATTGAGAGTTCTGTGGCTTACATCCGAAG GGCTGCCTTACCGGATGCGGTGTTGCACACAGGAGGTTCAATAAATTTAGGTGAACATAagaaaaggatg GAGGAGGAGTTAAAACATACAGTTTCGTTTAGAGACGTGTATGCTCGAGTTCATAAGAAAAAAGATGGAGAATATGTCTCTCAACGGTCGAAGTTATTTGTT GAGTCATATGACTAA